The DNA sequence CTCAAAGGTATTGCCGCCCGGGTCGCTCTGCGGCGCGTCGGCAAGGTAGTGGAATTTGGGATCGAGTTCGGCGCGGTGGCGCGCCAGATCGGCCACCCGAGGCGAGGCGGTCTCGCGCGAGCGCGGAAAGGTATGGGCGGCGAGAAACAGCCCGGCAGCGCCGTCGCGAAGCAGGAAATAGGCATCGGATTTTTTGCACTTCAGTTCGGGCATGGGCACGGGATCGGACTTGGGCGGGGCCGCCTGCCCCCCGCGCAGCAGCTTGCGGGTGTTCTTGCACTCGGGATAGCGGCTGCAGCCGAAGTATTTGCCGAAGCGTCCGGTCTTGAGTTGCATCTCCGCCCCACACTTGTCGCAGACCAGGGTCGGGCCGTCGTACCCCTTGAGCTTGAAGACCCCCTCCTCGATCACCCAGCCGCTGCAGTCGGGACTGTTGCCGCAGACGTGCAACTTGCGACGGGCGTCGATGAAATAGCTGTCCATCGCCGCGCCGCACTGGTCGCAGCGGCGCCGTGCGAGCAGTTCCTCCGCGTTGCCCTCCTCCTCCCCTTCCAGGGACTCCCGGGCCGGCTTGACCGCAGCGGCTTCGTCGCCTGGAACGAGGTTGATCGTACTCTTGCAGCGCTCCTTAGGCGGCAGCTCGTAACCGGAGCAGCTGAGGAAGACGCCGGTCCCGGCGGTCCGGATCACCATCGGCCGGCCGCACGCAGCGCAGGGGATATCGGTCGGCACCGGCTCGTTGCGGCGCATCTTCTCGCCGGCGGCGCCGAGCTGCTGTTTGAATCCGGCATAGAAGGCGTCGAGGGTCTGCTTCCACTCCGCCTCGCCGGTGGCGATGGCGTCGAGTTTTTCCTCCATCGCCGCTGTAAAGCCATAATCCATCAGGTCATCAAAGCTCTCGACGAGGCGGTCGGTGACGATATCGCCGATCTTCAGGGCATAGAAACGCCGGCTGACGAGCTTGACGTAGCCGCGCTCCTGGATGGTGGTGATGATCGAGGCGTAGGTGGAGGGGCGGCCGATGCCGCGCTTCTCGAGTTCGCGCACCAGGCTGGCCTCGCTGTAGCGGGCGGGTGGTTTGGTGAAGTGCTGGGTCGGATCGAGTTTTTTCAGCATGAGCACATCGCCCACCCGCAGGTCGGGCATTTCGGTCTCGTCCTCCTTTTTGGCCGGAGGCAGCACCCGCATCCAGCCGTCGAAGCGCATCACCCGGCCGCGGGCGCGCAACTCATAGTCGCCCGCCTGGATGGTGATAGCGGTGGTGTCAAACTCGGCCGGTTTCATCTGGCAGGCGATGAACTGGCGCCAGATCAGGTCATAGAGTCGCTCGGCATCGCGCTCGAGTCCGGGGATGGCGCCCGGCTCGGCCTCGGTGCGCGTAGGGCGGATCGCCTCATGGGCCTCCTGGGCGCCCGCCTTGCTGGCGAAGTAGTTGGGCTTTTCGGGCAGATAGGCGGCGCCGAACTCCTTTGCGATGAAATGGCGGACCGCGCCGATCGCCTCGGGCGCCAGATGGAAGGAGTCGGTGCGCATGTAGGTGATGTGTCCGGCCTCATAGAGGCGCTGCGCGAGGAGCATGGTCTTTTTCACCCCGAAGCCGAGGCGGACGCTCGCCGCCTGCTGCAGGGTCGTGGTGATGAAGGGGGGATAGGGCCGTGAGACCGTCGGGGCATCCTTGCGCTCGGTGATGGTATAGACCGCCTTCTCCAGTTCGGCCATGGCGGCATCAGTCTGGATTTTGTTCACCGGTTTGAAAGTCCTGCCCTGGTGCTTGACCACCTGGGCGCGCACCGGGTTCTTGCCGAGGAGGTCAGCCCAGAGTTCCCAGTATTCCTCCGGCACAAAGGCGCGGATCTCGCGCTCGCGCTCGACGATAAGGCGTACCGCCACCGACTGCACCCGTCCGGCCGAGAGACCGCGGGCGATCTTTTGCCACAACAGCGGCGAGACCATATAGCCGACCACGCGGTCGAGAAAGCGACGCGCCTGCTGGGCGTTGACGCGATCCATGTTGATCTCGCCGGGCGTGCTGAAGGCCTTTTGCAGGGCCGATTTGGTGATCTCGCTGAAGGTGACACGGCGGTAGCGGGCGGGATCGCCGCCGATGGATTCCCGCAGGTGCCAGGCGATCGCCTCGCCCTCGCGGTCGAGGTCGGTGGCCAGAAATATGGCATCGGCGGCCGCGGCGGCCTGCCTGAGTTCGCGCAGCACTTTGGTCTTGCCCGGCAGGATGACATAATGGGCTTTCCAGCCGTTCTCGGGATCGATGCCCATCACCCGCACCAGGTTGCGCTGCTTGCGCACCTCGGCCGAGAGCTTCGCCCCGCCCTCCTCTTTGGCCGCTGCGCCGGCCTGGGCGGCGCTGGTCGGCAGGTCGCGGATATGGCCGACCGAGGATTTGACGATATAGTCGCTCCCGATATATTTGTTGATGGTTTTCGCCTTGGCCGGCGATTCGACGATGACAAGCGTTTTGGCCATGAATCGGTCTGTTCCTTCGCTGATGAATATTATCGTGCAACCATTTGCTCCATCACCCAGCTGGTGCGCGCCGCGCTCACGCCGGTGGAGAGGGGCTCTGTTTCGCCGCGCAGGGCGGCGACGAGATTTGCGATCAGAGGGTACTGGACGTGCTGCGGCTTGGGGTGAGGATACTCCTGCCGGCCATAGTGGTTCTCCAGAATGACCGGTACGAATTCGAAGGTGGAGAGGCGGATGAGACCCTCGCTGCCGATGATCTCGATCTCGTCGCGGGCGTGGCCCTGCGGTGCGGCATAGCACCAGCTGCCGCAGCCCGCAGTCCCGCCAGCATGGCGCCAGCTCGCTAGGACCGTATCCTCAGCCGCATAGGCGCCGCCCAGATTGCAGGCGTTGGTCCGGATCGAGCCGATCGGGCCGAGAAGAAAATCGAGATAATCGAGGGTGTGACTGGCAAGGTCGAAAAAGAGGCCGCCGCCGCTGATCTCCGGCCGCAGCCGCCAGGGGAGGCCGCCGCTGACATCGTCGAGCGGCCGGAGAAAGCGCACTTGCACCAACCGCACCAATCCGATGGCGCCCGTTTCAACCAGTTCCTTTACCTGCCGGAATCCCGGCAGGGCGCGGCGGTAATAGGCGACAAAGAGCGGCACTCCGGTCTTTTGCTGCACGCGCAGCATCTCGCAACATTCGGCATAGGTGCGGGCCATGGGCTTTTCGACATAGACCGCCTTGCCGGCACGCAGGGCGCGGATGGCGTACTCCGCGTGGCCGGCCGGTGGCGTGGCGACATAGACCGCGTTGACCTCGGGATCGCCGATCAGCTGGTCCGCATCGGCATACCAGCGCGGCACCTGATGGCGCCGGGCATAGTCGGCGGCGCGCGCGGCATCACGGCGCATCACCGCCACCAACTGCGAGTGGGGAACCTGCTGTAACGCCGGGCCGCTCTTGACCTCGGTCACATCCCCGCAGCCGACGATGCCCCAGCGGATCTCGTCCGCATACCCGGGAACCGTCATGGTCTAGTAATACCCCACCGAAAAGAAGCCCACCCAGTGCTGCAGGGAAAAGGGGGCGGTCAGCCCCATGCCGGTCTGCGTCAGGGGCAGCACGCCGCCGCTCCAGGTATCGTCATAGCGCAGCAGCCGGCCCTGCAGCGGCGGTCGTCCCGTCTGCATCGCCAGCTGCGCGACGACCTTCAAGCCGAAGGGGATCGAGTAGCGGCCGCACCAGAGAACATTTCTGGATTGATGATAGTCGCTGGCGGTGATCTCACCGATGAGGCCGCCGATCTTTTCAGGCTGCAGAGTGCCGGTCAGCCAGGTATCGACCAGGCGCTGATCCTGGGCGATAGCACGCGCATGGGCGCTCGAGTCGATCCCGAAGGGGGTGTTGTTGAAATCAACGCCGTAGTGGTTGGCGTCCGAGGAGATCAACACGATAAAGTCGCGGCCCCATTGCAAGTTTTCCTGCCTCAGGTAGGCGGCGACCGCACCGGCCAGCACCGCTGCCACCGAGTCCATCCGCGCCTCCGGCATAGCGGTGACCATGACCGGGGTGATTTGGACACCCGGATTATAATGCTGCAGCCACGGCACCAGGGCTTCGATGGAGTGTTCGAGCTGATGCGCCCGGTCGCTGACCAGCAGCGCCGATTCCGCCAGGGCGCTTTTGAGATGCTCGCGCAGCGACGAAATCGCCACTTCGCTGCCGCTCAGGCCGCGCCAGGCGCGGTGGTTCTCCAGGATCAGCACCCCCTCGGGGTCGCCGATCTCCTTGCGTACCGTGCCGTGGGTGAGACCGATGATCAGCGCCTCGCGGCAGCGCAGCCTGCTGAAGAGGGGGTAATAGGTCCGGCCGGCGTAAAGATAGTCGTCGTGCGGCGAGATGGCGGCGTAAAGGGGCTGTGGGGATCGGGCGCTCCCGTCCAGAGTCCCTCCCGCCTCCATAGCCAGAAAGGCGTCGAGCCGCGCCATCTGGGCGGCATCCCAGCAAAAACCGATCTCATCCCGCACCGGACGAAGGCCCTGGGATTCCTGTGCGGCGGCGCCAAGAATTGCGATCATGCCGGTCACGAGAAAAACGGTTCCTCGCATCTTGCCTCCGGGAAAAAGGGAACAGAACAACGGATCTGCGGTGGAGGTCCTATCCGCTTACATGAACCACTTTTTACGGCTGTGGACGACATCGCCGAAACCGCGCATGAAGGCCATATCCTCCTCGCCCAGTGGGCCCTGGCGCACAGCGGCGATGTTCTCGCGCAGCTCGCGCTCGTTGCGCGGGGCCGTCAGCACAGTGTGAACGTGGGGATTGGTGAGCACAAAACGGTAGCATTCGCCGGCGGTTGGCACGCGCGCGTCTTTAGGCAGCGATTTGGGGCGGCGCACCAGGTAGCTCCAGCGGGTGGCGGTGTAGCAGATCACACCGGGATCATGGGCCGCAAGGTGCGGAAAGATATCCTGCTCAGCGCCGCGATGGGCGGCGTTGTAGCGCAGCATCAGGGCATTCATCTCGCCGCTCTCCGCCAGCTCGCCCAAAAAGCGGCGGTTGTGGCAGGAGAGGCCGATCGCGCGCACCTTGCCCTCCTCCTTCAACTTGAGCAGCTCATCACGCACCTTTTGCGAAAATTCAGCCGGCTTCATCACGCCCAGAAACAGAAAGATGTCGATATAATCGGTGTCGAACTGACGCAGCCGCTTCTCGAAGGTTTTGCGCACATCCTGGGCCCACCAGATATAGTTGTAGGCCCCGGTGGCGAGGACCAGCTGCTCGCGCTGCGCGGGCAGGATCTCGCGCAGCCCGGCGGTCATCTGGGTATCGATGCCGAAAGCGAAAAAGAGATTGATGCCCTCCTCGGCGGCGGTGTGCACCGCATGCTTGCCCGGCCGGTAAGAAGCCGAGAGTCCAAGCGGAGTGACCATGATACCGGTGCTTCCGAAGGGGCGAAGGGGAAGGGAAGTTACCATGCTGCCTCCCGGTCGGGGAATATCCAAAGCGGTCCGCAGTGCAGCCGGCCAGGAATGGCTTTTCTCCTCTTCCCTGCCTGCCTGCCATCAGTGATTAGCCTATGCATCATAAGTTTAAAAATACCCATTCGGCGCTCCAAAATCAAGCGATTCTTGCGGGGCAGCCGGGAGCCGGTCCGGTACAAACCGCAGCCCTGTGGAGCGA is a window from the bacterium genome containing:
- a CDS encoding aldo/keto reductase, which gives rise to MVTSLPLRPFGSTGIMVTPLGLSASYRPGKHAVHTAAEEGINLFFAFGIDTQMTAGLREILPAQREQLVLATGAYNYIWWAQDVRKTFEKRLRQFDTDYIDIFLFLGVMKPAEFSQKVRDELLKLKEEGKVRAIGLSCHNRRFLGELAESGEMNALMLRYNAAHRGAEQDIFPHLAAHDPGVICYTATRWSYLVRRPKSLPKDARVPTAGECYRFVLTNPHVHTVLTAPRNERELRENIAAVRQGPLGEEDMAFMRGFGDVVHSRKKWFM
- the amrB gene encoding AmmeMemoRadiSam system protein B, which translates into the protein MRGTVFLVTGMIAILGAAAQESQGLRPVRDEIGFCWDAAQMARLDAFLAMEAGGTLDGSARSPQPLYAAISPHDDYLYAGRTYYPLFSRLRCREALIIGLTHGTVRKEIGDPEGVLILENHRAWRGLSGSEVAISSLREHLKSALAESALLVSDRAHQLEHSIEALVPWLQHYNPGVQITPVMVTAMPEARMDSVAAVLAGAVAAYLRQENLQWGRDFIVLISSDANHYGVDFNNTPFGIDSSAHARAIAQDQRLVDTWLTGTLQPEKIGGLIGEITASDYHQSRNVLWCGRYSIPFGLKVVAQLAMQTGRPPLQGRLLRYDDTWSGGVLPLTQTGMGLTAPFSLQHWVGFFSVGYY
- the topA gene encoding type I DNA topoisomerase, which codes for MAKTLVIVESPAKAKTINKYIGSDYIVKSSVGHIRDLPTSAAQAGAAAKEEGGAKLSAEVRKQRNLVRVMGIDPENGWKAHYVILPGKTKVLRELRQAAAAADAIFLATDLDREGEAIAWHLRESIGGDPARYRRVTFSEITKSALQKAFSTPGEINMDRVNAQQARRFLDRVVGYMVSPLLWQKIARGLSAGRVQSVAVRLIVEREREIRAFVPEEYWELWADLLGKNPVRAQVVKHQGRTFKPVNKIQTDAAMAELEKAVYTITERKDAPTVSRPYPPFITTTLQQAASVRLGFGVKKTMLLAQRLYEAGHITYMRTDSFHLAPEAIGAVRHFIAKEFGAAYLPEKPNYFASKAGAQEAHEAIRPTRTEAEPGAIPGLERDAERLYDLIWRQFIACQMKPAEFDTTAITIQAGDYELRARGRVMRFDGWMRVLPPAKKEDETEMPDLRVGDVLMLKKLDPTQHFTKPPARYSEASLVRELEKRGIGRPSTYASIITTIQERGYVKLVSRRFYALKIGDIVTDRLVESFDDLMDYGFTAAMEEKLDAIATGEAEWKQTLDAFYAGFKQQLGAAGEKMRRNEPVPTDIPCAACGRPMVIRTAGTGVFLSCSGYELPPKERCKSTINLVPGDEAAAVKPARESLEGEEEGNAEELLARRRCDQCGAAMDSYFIDARRKLHVCGNSPDCSGWVIEEGVFKLKGYDGPTLVCDKCGAEMQLKTGRFGKYFGCSRYPECKNTRKLLRGGQAAPPKSDPVPMPELKCKKSDAYFLLRDGAAGLFLAAHTFPRSRETASPRVADLARHRAELDPKFHYLADAPQSDPGGNTFEIRWKRKEARQYLVGVDAAGEPSGWVAYYEEGQWQSKREKISAPRRR
- a CDS encoding Gfo/Idh/MocA family oxidoreductase: MTVPGYADEIRWGIVGCGDVTEVKSGPALQQVPHSQLVAVMRRDAARAADYARRHQVPRWYADADQLIGDPEVNAVYVATPPAGHAEYAIRALRAGKAVYVEKPMARTYAECCEMLRVQQKTGVPLFVAYYRRALPGFRQVKELVETGAIGLVRLVQVRFLRPLDDVSGGLPWRLRPEISGGGLFFDLASHTLDYLDFLLGPIGSIRTNACNLGGAYAAEDTVLASWRHAGGTAGCGSWCYAAPQGHARDEIEIIGSEGLIRLSTFEFVPVILENHYGRQEYPHPKPQHVQYPLIANLVAALRGETEPLSTGVSAARTSWVMEQMVAR